One region of Silene latifolia isolate original U9 population unplaced genomic scaffold, ASM4854445v1 scaffold_425, whole genome shotgun sequence genomic DNA includes:
- the LOC141639512 gene encoding uncharacterized protein LOC141639512, with amino-acid sequence MEWNGKWDDFDKRLEKGMEEAINGESEEDYTRVNEEVRSFAKAIAIYWKQRAKLRWMVDGDTCIKGGDGSWIYDSDEVSKSFQNYFVTLFSVSQQAQENNIEGLLQNVSVKVVDDDVDMLRRNYTAKKVRRAVFQMGAMKSPGPDGIPAIFYQKCWHLIKKDFTKAVLSILNSGMVLREVNKTFIALIPKCDNPEEVKDYRPISLCNVFMRVVTKCITNRMTKIMGYLVGNFQNAFIAGRSITDNILLAHEAIFKINSQKKGKSGSFAFKADMSKAYDRVRWDFLQAVLYRFSFPENMIQLIMNCVSTVSYEVLFNGAPLKQFKPECGLRQGDPLLPYLFLLCMEVLSSNVISAQARGSLTGVKICRGVRPLTHLFFADDSVFFIRDKGNAATVLRGIIYQYCSASGQRLNEEKCGMLFSPNMTLRRVQRCLTTFNIKTNKGIRKYLGTRSGKSIHWCSKKFTSLPKKEGGLGIRNVECLNQALLSKHAWRIVSKENSLFTLTFREKIFGDSCWTSDIRPQRTNHTSWGVKSVLRGLQLILDNLSWQPGFSSSLNVWTNKWVNGQTPDPKGELLEQDFAFLKDLTIKDLQLNSGGWNHQFVQLLFTEETTNRILATVLRTNQTEDVPIWPSTQHGSYTVKSGYGMVFSAFFNRTASVRDMTRLNTRQKDFCGSRLWHLPGPRSWKILVWKILSNSLPVGEEFERRNIPWNTSCCLCQPFCEAIETVDHIFKDCEITARVWASSPLGVNTAQTRHISARDWIINWILYLRTLNEWEVQTTQFLAMIVSLWNLRNNARFRGERFVPEAFFRVYNPLVSDALNAVKESKTQVVQGSNDVTKYGQTDHAMDLITLRNGNPVYITGTFGSCSMIRLMVDASWRKSCHASWG; translated from the exons ATGGAATGGAATGGAAAATGGGATGATTTTGATAAAAGGCTCGAAAAGGGTATGGAGGAAGCAATTAATGGAGAATCGGAAGAGGACTATACAAGAGTGAATGAGGAAGTTCGGAGTTTTGCTAAGGCTATTGCAATCTACTGGAAGCAGCGTGCAAAACTCAGATGGATGGTGGATGGGGACACTT GCATCAAAGGAGGGGATGGTTCCTGGATTTACGACTCGGATGAGGTGAGCAAATCCTTCCAAAACTACTTCGTCACTTTGTTCTCGGTTTCACAACAGGCACAGGAGAACAATATTGAAGGACTGCTGCAAAATGTAAGTGTCAAAGTagtggatgatgatgttgatatGTTGCGGCGAAATTATACTGCCAAAAAGGTTAGACGTGCTGTTTTTCAGATGGGCGCTATGAAATCGCCGGGCCCTGATGGTATACCAGCAATTTTTTATCAGAAATGTTGGCATCTGATCAAGAAGGATTTCACGAAGGCGGTCTTATCCATACTCAATTCGGGTATGGTTCTACGTGAGGTAAATAAAACTTTTATTGCCCTCATTCCGAAGTGTGATAATCCTGAGGAGGTGAAGGATTATAGACCTATAAGCCTTTGTAATGTATTTATGCGAGTCGTAACAAAATGCATAACCAACCGTATGACAAAAATTATGGGATATCTTGTGGGGAATTTCCAAAATGCTTTTATTGCCGGACGAAGCATCACAGACAATATTCTCTTAGCGCATGAGGCAATTTTCAAAATCAATTCTCAGAAAAAGGGTAAATCTGGAAGTTTTGCTTTCAAGGCGGATATGAGTAAGGCATATGATCGGGTTCGATGGGATTTCCTCCAAGCTGTTCTGTATAGGTTTAGTTTTCCTGAAAATATGATACAACTTATAATGAACTGTGTTTCTACAGTTTCTTATGAAGTTCTTTTCAATGGTGCCCCTCTCAAGCAATTCAAACCGGAATGCGGTCTTAGACAAGGAGATCCCTTATTGCCTTATTTGTTTCTTTTATGCATGGAGGTTCTATCATCCAACGTAATTTCTGCGCAGGCTCGTGGATCTCTTACAGGGGTTAAGATCTGCAGAGGTGTACGACCACTAACCCATCTCTTCTTTGCGGATGACTCGGTTTTCTTTATACGGGACAAGGGAAATGCAGCAACGGTTCTGAGGGGTATTATTTACCAGTACTGCTCCGCATCAGGTCAGAGGCTAAATGAAGAGAAATGTGGGATGCTGTTTAGCCCAAATATGACTCTCCGTAGAGTTCAGAGATGTCTTACGACATTCAACATTAAAACCAATAAGGGCATTAGGAAATATCTGG GGACGAGATCAGGGAAGTCGATCCATTGGTGTAGCAAGAAGTTTACTAGTTTGCCAAAGAAGGAGGGCGGATTAGGTATCCGTAATGTCGAATGCCTCAACCAAGCATTACTGTCTAAGCATGCGTGGAGAATTGTGTCGAAAGAAAACTCTTTATTCACCTTAACTTTCCGTGAAAAAATATTTGGTGATTCTTGTTGGACCAGTGATATCAGACCTCAAAGGACGAACCATACATCGTGGGGAGTCAAGAGTGTGTTGCGTGGCTTACAACTTATCCTGGATAACTTAAGTTGGCAGCCTGGGTTCTCCTCTAGTCTGAACGTCTGGACCAACAAGTGGGTCAATGGGCAAACCCCGGATCCGAAAGGCGAACTCTTAGAGCAGGATTTTGCTTTTCTCAAGGACCTCACTATCAAGGATCTACAACTGAATTCTGGGGGTTGGAATCATCAATTCGTACAATTACTTTTTACTGAGGAAACCACCAATAGGATCTTGGCCACGGTTTTAAGAACTAACCAGACAGAAGATGTTCCCATTTGGCCCTCTACACAACATGGTTCTTACACGGTGAAAAGCGGTTATGGGATGGTCTTCAGTGCATTCTTCAATAGAACTGCATCTGTGCGGGATATGACGAGATTAAACACTAGACAAAAGGATTTCTGTGGTTCCCGCTTATGGCATCTGCCGGGACCAAGGTCATGGAAGATTTTGGTCTGGAAGATTCTTTCAAATTCCCTGCCAGTGGGAGAGGAATTTGAGAGACGGAATATACCATGGAATACTTCATGCTGCCTATGTCAACCATTCTGTGAGGCTATCGAAACTGTGGATCACATTTTCAAGGACTGTGAGATAACGGCTAGGGTATGGGCAAGTTCACCCCTAGGTGTGAACACTGCTCAAACGAGACACATCAGTGCTAGAGATTGGATTATCAATTGGATCCTTTACCTACGCACCCTTAATGAGTGGGAGGTACAAACAACTCAATTTCTTGCTATGATTGTGTCTTTGTGGAATTTGCGTAATAATGCTCGATTCAGGGGAGAAAGGTTCGTTCCTGAGGCTTTCTTCCGGGTTTATAACCCTTTGGTTAGCGATGCATTGAATGCGGTGAAGGAGTCTAAAACCCAGGTAGTGCAAGGATCTAATGACGTGACAAAGTATGGACAAACAGACCACGCAATGGACTTGATTACCCTTCGAAATGGAAACCCAGTTTATATTACGGGGACTTTTGGTTCTTGTTCTATGATCAGACTTATGGTAGATGCAAGCTGGCGGAAATCGTGTCATGCATCATGGGGATGA